The nucleotide window TCAAGGAAATTTTGAAAAGGCATAAGGAAGAAGTTGTCAGAGAATATAATGTCAAGGAAATCGGTATTTTCGGGTCCATTGTGCGTGGAGAGCAAAAAAAGAGGAGTGATATAGATATATTGGTTGAGTATTATGAGCTTCCCGACCTCTTAAAGCTTATTGAACTTGAAATGCGCCTCCAAAGGATATTGAAAAAGAAAGTAGATCTTGTTGAAAAAAGTGGGATTAGGCCTGAGCTCAAAAACAGGATATTAAAAGAGGTGGTTTATATTTGAAACGGGATTATTCTCTCTTTCTAAAGGATATTCTTCAAGCGATCACCGATATTGAAAATTTTGTCTCCGATATGGACTTTCATGCATTCTACTCTGATAGAAAGACCAGAAGTGCCGTTGCACACCAAATCGAAATAATAGGAGAAGCAACAAAAAACGTACCTAAGTCAATTAGAGATAGGTACAAAGAGTTGCCATGGCAGGATATGGCAAAAATGCGTGATAAGATTAGTCA belongs to Nitrospirota bacterium and includes:
- a CDS encoding nucleotidyltransferase family protein, with protein sequence MKTLEEIKEILKRHKEEVVREYNVKEIGIFGSIVRGEQKKRSDIDILVEYYELPDLLKLIELEMRLQRILKKKVDLVEKSGIRPELKNRILKEVVYI
- a CDS encoding DUF86 domain-containing protein; this encodes MDFHAFYSDRKTRSAVAHQIEIIGEATKNVPKSIRDRYKELPWQDMAKMRDKIS